The genome window CTTTACCCGCAAGCGCACGGCGCAGATTATGGACGGGGCGGCGACCATCCGCGCGGACGGTCGTGCCGCCTGTTTCGACAGTTGAAAATCCCTGCGCCAGCAGGCATGGAAGAGTGCAATCCCTTTAATCACACGGACTTCTTATGACGGCTCGCTTGTTTCACGTTCCCTTGTCCCCCTTTTGTCGCAAGGTGCGGCTCAGCCTTGGGGAGAAGAAGATCGAGGTGGAACTGGTTGAGGAACGTTACTGGGAGCAAGACCCGGATTTTCTGCGCCGTAACCCGGCGGGCAAGGTGCCCGTTCTGCGGCTCGACGGGATCATGATGTCCGAAAGCGCCGCGATCTGCGAATATATCGAAGAGACCCGCCCCGAAGCGTCTCTGCTGCCCAGCGACCCGGTGCAGCGGCTTGAGGTGCGCCGATTGGTCAGTTGGTTCGATGATAAGTTCCACCATGAGGTGACATCCAAACTGCTTTATGAGCGGGTAAATAAGAAAGTCACCAAACAGGGCTATCCGGACAGTAAGAACGTCAAAGCCGGGGCCAAGGCGATCAAGTACCATCTGGACTATATGACGTGGCTGCTGGATCACCGCCGGTGGTTGGCGGGCGACGTGATGACACTGGCCGATTTTGCGGCTGCGGCACATCTGTCCTCGCTCGACTATATTTCCGATGTCGATTGGAACCGGTCGGATGTGGTCAAAGACTGGTACGCCAAGATCAAATCCCGCCCGGCTTTCCGCTCGATCCTTGCGGATCAAGTTCCGGGTTTCCCGCCGCCAAGGCAATACAACAACTTGGATTTCTGATGGCGTTCGGGGCGCCAAGAAGGTGACCGTGGACAGCGAAGACCTGAAGACACGACTGGTCGCGCGAGCGCTTGAAGAAGGCTTTGTTGCCTGCCGTATTTGCCGCCCTGCCGATGTCCCCGAAGTGCCCGAACGCCTCGCTCGTTTTGTTGAGGCCGGGTATCATGGGCAGATGGGCTGGATGGAAGACCGGATGCACTGGCGCGGCAATCCTGCCGCCCTCTGGCCCGAGGCGCGGTCGGTCATCATGCTGGCCGAAAGCTATACCCCCGAACATGACCCCCGCGCGGTGTTGGAGCATCCCGACAAGGGTGCCATCTCGGTCTATGCGCAGGGGCGTGACTACCACGATATCGTCAAGAAACGGCTGAAGCGGCTGGCGCGTTGGCTGATGGAAGAGGCGCGCGCGGCTGACCCTGAGGTGAAGGTTTTTGTCGATACTGCCCCGGTGCCCGAAAAAGCCTTGGCGCAGGCGGCGGGGCTGGGCTGGCAGGGGAAGCATACCAATCTGCTAAGCCGTAAGTTCGGCAACTGGGCCTTTTTAGGCTCTGTTTTCACCACGCTGGACCTTGCCCCAGACGCGCAAGAGGTCGATCACTGTGGTTCCTGTCGCGCTTGCCTTGATGTCTGTCCGACAGATGCTTTTCCCGGCCCCTATCAACTCGACGCGCGGCGCTGCATTTCCTATCTGACGATTGAGCATAAAGGCCCCGTTGATCTGGAACTCCGCGAAAAGCTGGGCAACCGGATCTATGGTTGCGACGATTGCCTTGCCGCATGCCCATGGAACAAGTTCGCCGTGACGGCGAGCGATATGCGCTATCACGGGCCAGTAGTGCAGCCTGCCGATCTGGCCGAGCTTGCCGCACTGGACGATACCGCCTTTCGCGCGCGTTACTCGGGCTCTCCGATCAAGCGGATCGGGCGGGATCGGTTTGTGCGCAACGTGCTCTATGCGATAGGGAATTCGGGGCTGGCACCGCTGCGCAGTGCGGCGCAATCTTTGACCGAAGATGCTGATCCGACTGTTGCTGATGCAGCGCGTTGGGCGGTAGAGCGATTGGCATAGGGGGCGCGCCATTGGCGGTTTTACTGGGCGTGGACACGGGCGGCACCTATACGGATGCGGTGCTGATCCGCGATGAAGTCGACGTGATCGCGTCGGCCAAGGCCCTGACAACCCGTCAAGATTTGGCAATTGGCGTTGGCAAAGCTGTTAGCGCTGTGCTGGCGCAATCCGGTGTGGCAGCGGCCGAGATCGCAATGGCGTCGCTGTCGACGACCCTTGCCACCAACGCGCTGGTCGAAGGACAGGGCGGCCGCGTGGCGCTGATTTATGTTGGGTTTCCCGCGCGCGATCTGGAGGCACATAGCCTAGCTGACGCGCTGCGCGGCGATCCGTTCCTCTTGCTGGCCGGGGGCCATGACCACGCCGGGGCAGAGGCTGCGGCGCTGGACGAAACCGCGCTAATCGCCTTTTTAGAGACACACAAGCATGAGGTAAGCGGTTTCGCCGTGGCCAGCCAATTCGCCACCCGCAATCCTGCGCATGAGTTGCGGGTGATGGAACTGGTGGCGCAGAGGGCGGGCCGCCCGATTTCTGCCTCCCACACTCTTTCCGCCAAGCTTAATGGCCCGAAACGTGCCTTAACTGCCTTATTAAACGCGCGGTTGATCGGCATGATTGACCAGCTGATCGGGCGCACCGAAGACCAATTGCGTGCCTTGGGCATCGACGCCCCGATGATGGTGGTGCGCGGCGATGGGGCCCTGATGTCGAGCGCGCAGGCCCGCCAAAGACCGATAGAGACGATCCTCAGTGGCCCGGCGGCGTCACTGGTCGGCGCGCGCTGGTTGACGGGGGCCGAAACGGCGATGGTTTCTGACATTGGCGGCACAACGACGGATGTGGCGTTGCTGCGTGATGGGCGTCCGGCGATTGATCCAGCAGGTGCGCAAGTGGGGCCATACCGCACCATGGTCGAGGCCGTGGCGATGCGCACCCATGGTCTGGGCGGTGACAGCGAAGTGCATTTCATAGCCGAAGGGCTGACGGCGGGGGTGACGCTTGGGCCAAAACGTTTGCTGCCCGTCTCTCTGATCGCTGTCGACGCGCCAGAGGTGGTGCATACCGCGCTAGACGCACAGTTGCGCCGCAACGTCCCAGGGGAGCATGATGGCCGCTTTGTTCGCGCCGTACCGGGGCAGGCGACCGAAGGGCTGGCGCCACGGGACCTGTCCCTGCTGGATCGGATCGGTGACGCGGTGCGCCCCTTGGGAGATGTGCTGCGCAATCGGATGGAACAAGGCGCACTGGCGCGGCTGGTGGCGCGTGGGCTGGTTCAGGTCGCAGGGGTCACCCCATCGGACGCGAGCCATGTGACCGGGCAGCTTTCGGCATGGGATCGCGGTGCCGCCCGTAAGGCGCTTGAGCTTTTCGGGCGCAAGCGCGGTGGGTCTGGACTACAGTTCTGCCCTAAGCCGGAAGCGCTGGCGCAGATCATTATTGGCCGTCTTACCTATCAGACCAATCAGGCGTTGTTAGAGACTGCTTTTGCCGAGGAAGGCACCGATTTTGGCCTTCCCCCAGAAACCTTGGCGCGCCATGTGTTATTGCAACGCGGGCTGGCGGGGCACCGGGGGGTGTTGCGGATCGATGCGGGTCTGAACATGCCGATTGTCGGGCTTGGCGCTTCGGCATCGACCTATTACCCGGCAGTCGGAGAAGCCTTGGGTACCCAGATGATCCTGCCTGAACATGCCGCCGTCGCCAACGCCATTGGTGCGGTGGTGGGGCGGGTCATCACGCGCGAAAGCGGCAGTGTGACATCGCCGGGCGAAGGGAAGTTCCGGGTGCATCTAGTTGAAGGGCCAAAGGATTTCCCAGATGCGGAGAGCGCTTTGGCCCAATTAGAGACTGTTCTGACCAAGGCCGCCCGCGCCCGCGCCGAATCCGCAGGGGCGGTTGAGATTGAATGCCAAGTGACGCGCGACATCCGCACGGCGGGAGTCGAAGGGCGGGAGGTTTTCGTTGAGGCAGAGCTTACCGTCGAAGCCTCG of Sulfitobacter sp. DSM 110093 contains these proteins:
- a CDS encoding glutathione S-transferase family protein, which codes for MTARLFHVPLSPFCRKVRLSLGEKKIEVELVEERYWEQDPDFLRRNPAGKVPVLRLDGIMMSESAAICEYIEETRPEASLLPSDPVQRLEVRRLVSWFDDKFHHEVTSKLLYERVNKKVTKQGYPDSKNVKAGAKAIKYHLDYMTWLLDHRRWLAGDVMTLADFAAAAHLSSLDYISDVDWNRSDVVKDWYAKIKSRPAFRSILADQVPGFPPPRQYNNLDF
- the queG gene encoding tRNA epoxyqueuosine(34) reductase QueG, with translation MTVDSEDLKTRLVARALEEGFVACRICRPADVPEVPERLARFVEAGYHGQMGWMEDRMHWRGNPAALWPEARSVIMLAESYTPEHDPRAVLEHPDKGAISVYAQGRDYHDIVKKRLKRLARWLMEEARAADPEVKVFVDTAPVPEKALAQAAGLGWQGKHTNLLSRKFGNWAFLGSVFTTLDLAPDAQEVDHCGSCRACLDVCPTDAFPGPYQLDARRCISYLTIEHKGPVDLELREKLGNRIYGCDDCLAACPWNKFAVTASDMRYHGPVVQPADLAELAALDDTAFRARYSGSPIKRIGRDRFVRNVLYAIGNSGLAPLRSAAQSLTEDADPTVADAARWAVERLA
- a CDS encoding hydantoinase/oxoprolinase family protein, with protein sequence MAVLLGVDTGGTYTDAVLIRDEVDVIASAKALTTRQDLAIGVGKAVSAVLAQSGVAAAEIAMASLSTTLATNALVEGQGGRVALIYVGFPARDLEAHSLADALRGDPFLLLAGGHDHAGAEAAALDETALIAFLETHKHEVSGFAVASQFATRNPAHELRVMELVAQRAGRPISASHTLSAKLNGPKRALTALLNARLIGMIDQLIGRTEDQLRALGIDAPMMVVRGDGALMSSAQARQRPIETILSGPAASLVGARWLTGAETAMVSDIGGTTTDVALLRDGRPAIDPAGAQVGPYRTMVEAVAMRTHGLGGDSEVHFIAEGLTAGVTLGPKRLLPVSLIAVDAPEVVHTALDAQLRRNVPGEHDGRFVRAVPGQATEGLAPRDLSLLDRIGDAVRPLGDVLRNRMEQGALARLVARGLVQVAGVTPSDASHVTGQLSAWDRGAARKALELFGRKRGGSGLQFCPKPEALAQIIIGRLTYQTNQALLETAFAEEGTDFGLPPETLARHVLLQRGLAGHRGVLRIDAGLNMPIVGLGASASTYYPAVGEALGTQMILPEHAAVANAIGAVVGRVITRESGSVTSPGEGKFRVHLVEGPKDFPDAESALAQLETVLTKAARARAESAGAVEIECQVTRDIRTAGVEGREVFVEAELTVEASGRPRVAVG